A single region of the Mustela lutreola isolate mMusLut2 chromosome 2, mMusLut2.pri, whole genome shotgun sequence genome encodes:
- the WIZ gene encoding protein Wiz isoform X3, translating to MDGPLAGGLAAPDRPRGPERLPGPAPREDIEGGAEAAEGEGGIFRSTHYLPVTKEGPRDILDGRGGISDGQPHPGLSEALPRATSATHRISSCCWDGGSLDFQPGSPPPHLLGHFPGPPDGQGTWEHPLAQEAREGIPSERRFEDSVIVRTVKPHIELEGSRRFLHHQGEAKLLEKSPRGHPRFDWLRDTDEQAPPQDGGLHLDLPPQPLPLTSFRTVLVPVEDATKTLDVTVVDTREPLADLEGLAQPSEWGLPRSASEVATQTWTVNAEASVERLQPLLPPIRTGPYLCELLEEVAKGVASPDEDEDEEPAVFPCIECSIYFKQKEHLLEHMSQHRRAPGQEPPADLAPLACGECGWAFADPGALEQHRQLHQASREKIIEEIQKLKQVPGDEGREARLQCPKCIFGTSSSKAFVQHAKLHVRELPGQPAREPFGGGSGAGSPGPDGTTLTYRPYRASSGLRGCVFCGFPAPSESLLREHVRLAHAHPHWEEDAEAFEEDPASQPGTSQDAYARFPDAAEDYFGKAEPLLAPTWQENPAGYDPSLAFGPGCQQLGMRDFPLSKPLLHGADQRPLGRPAFPSPLASAPYSLQPSRNKAMIHPQGLPAQLGSHRHPWSEEEEEDIPLASEMDFSPENGVFLPLATPSLIPQLALDLKRTFRKALRAAEASRAQQQQLRGMVPLVLVAKLGPQVLAAATRVPPRLQPEELGLGGAHPLDFLLLDTPLDGPLGLDALLDGDPEVALKHEERKCPYCPDRFHNGIGLANHVRGHLNRVGVSYNVRHFISAEEVKAIERRFSFQKKKKKVANFDPGTFSLMRCDFCGAGFDTRAGLSSHARAHLRDFGITNWELTVSPINILQELLATSAAERPPSPLGCEPGGSPSSFLTSRRPRLPLAVPFPPTWAEDPGPAYGDGLGSEENTMVAMDLGSPPLPKKSLPVPGPLEQVANRLSSKVAAEVPHGSKQELPDLKAQSLTTCEVCGACFETRKGLSSHARSHLRQLGVAESESSGAPIDLLYELVKQKGLPDTPLGLPPGLSKKSNSPKEVVAGAPRPGLLALAKPLDAPAVNKAIKSPPGFSTKGLAHPPSSPLLKKAPLALAGSPTPKNPEDKSPQLSLSPRPASPKAQWPQSEDDGPLNLTSGPEPARDIRCEFCGEFFENRKGLSSHARSHLRQMGVTEWYVNGSPIDTLREILKRRTQSRPGGPPNPPGPSPKALAKVVGSGGPGSSLETRSPADLHLSPLAKKLPPPPGSPLGHSPTASPPTARKMFPGLAAPSLPKKLKPEQMRVEIKREMLPGALHGEPHPSEGPWAAPREDMAPLNLSSRAEPVRDIRCEFCGEFFENRKGLSSHARSHLRQMGVTEWSVNGSPIDTLREILKKKSKPCLIKKEPPAGDLAPALAEDGPPTAAPGPMQAPLPLAPMAGRPGKPGAGPAQVPRELSLAPITGAKPTATGYLGSVAAKRPLQEDRLLPAEVKAKTYIQTELPFKAKTLHEKTSHSSTEACCELCGLYFENRKALASHARAHLRQFGVTEWCVNGSPIETLSEWIKHRPQKVGAYRSYIQGGRPFTKKFRSAGHGRDSDKRPPLGLAPGGLAVVGRSAGGEPGPEAGRAADSGERPLAASPPGTVKAEEHQRQNINKFERRQARPPDASAVRGGEEANDLQQKLEEVRQPPPRVRPVPSLVPRPPQTSLVKFVGNIYTLKCRFCEVEFQGPLSIQEEWVRHLQRHILEMNFSKADPPPEEPRAPQAQTAAAEAP from the exons ATGGATGGGCCCCTGGCAGGCGGCCTGGCCGCGCCAGATCGTCCGCGTGGCCCTGAGAGACTACCTGGCCCAGCACCAAGGGAAGACATCGAAGGTGGGGCCGAGGCTGCCGAAGGGGAAGGTGGCATCTTCCGGTCTACCCATTACCTGCCTGTCACCAAGGAGGGACCCCGAGACATTCTGGATGGCAGAGGTGGCATTTCTG ACGGGCAGCCCCATCCCGGCCTCAGCGAAGCCCTCCCCCGTGCCACCTCCGCCACCCATCGGATCAGCAGCTG TTGCTGGGATGGAGGCAGCCTGGACTTCCAGCCgggctccccaccaccccacctccTGGGCCACTTCCCTGGCCCCCCTGATGGCCAGGGGACCTGGGAGCACCCACTGGCCCAGGAAGCCAGGGAGGGCATCCCATCTGAGCGGAGGTTCGAGGACTCGGTCATTGTGAGAACTgtgaagccccacattgagcttgAGGGATCTAGAAGGTTCTTGCACCATCAGGGGGAAGCGAAGCTCTTGGAGAAGTCCCCTCGGGGCCACCCCAGGTTCGACTGGCTCCGAGACACTGATGAGCAGGCCCCACCCCAGGATGGGGGGCTGCACCTGGACCTGccgccccagcccctgcccctcacctcctTCAGAACAGTGCTCGTGCCGGTAGAAGATGCCACTAAGACGTTGGATGTGACGGTGGTGGACACAAGAGAGCCCCTGGCAGACCTCGAAGGGCTGGCTCAGCCGTCTGAATGGGGCCTGCCCAGGTCGGCCTCAGAGGTGGCCACACAGACCTGGACAGTGAATGCAGAGGCATCCGTGGAGCGGCTGCAGCCGTTGCTGCCCCCGATCCGGACGGGGCCCTACCTGTGTGAGCTGCTGGAGGAGGTGGCCAAGGGGGTGGCCAGCCCGGATGAGGACGAGGACGAGGAGCCAGCCGTGTTCCCGTGTATCGAGTGCAGCATCTACTTCAAGCAGAAGGAGCACCTCCTGGAGCACATGAGCCAGCATCGCCGAGCCCCGGGCCAGGAACCCCCTGCCGACTTGGCCCCGCTGGCCTGTGGAGAGTGCGGCTGGGCCTTCGCCGACCCTGGAGCCCTAGAGCAGCACCGGCAGCTGCACCAGGCCTCCCGGGAGAAGATCATCGAAGAGATCCAGAAACTGAAGCAGGTCCCAGGCGATGAAGGCCGGGAGGCCCGGCTGCAGTGCCCCAAGTGCATCTTTGGCACCAGTTCCTCCAAGGCCTTTGTGCAACATGCCAAACTGCACGTGCGCGAGCTTCCGGGCCAGCCTGCCAGGGAGCCCTTCGGGGGCGGCAGTGGGGCTGGCAGCCCAGGCCCCGATGGCACCACCCTCACCTACCGACCCTACCGAGCCTCCTCGGGGCTCAGGGGCTGCGTGTTCTGCGGCTTCCCTGCACCCAGCGAGAGCCTGCTCAGGGAGCATGTGAGGCTTGCGCATGCCCACCCCCACTGGGAGGAGGATGCAGAGGCTTTCGAGGAGGACCctgccagccagccaggcaccagccAGGATGCATATGCCCGCTTCCCTGATGCTGCTGAGGACTACTTTGGCAAAGCTGAACCGCTCTTGGCCCCCACATGGCAGGAGAACCCTGCTGGATATGACCCCAGCCTGGCCTTTGGCCCAGGCTGCCAGCAGCTGGGCATGAGGGATTTCCCACTGTCAAAGCCACTTCTGCACGGCGCAGACCAGAGGCCCCTGGGAAGGCCAGCCTTTCCCTCACCTCTAGCATCTGCCCCCTACTCCTTACAGCCCAGTAGAAACAAGGCCATGATCCACCCCCAGGGGCTCCCAGCCCAGCTGGGGAGCCACAGACACCCTTGGAgcgaagaggaggaagaagacataCCACTGGCCTCAGAAATGGACTTTTCCCCCGAAAATGGGGTTTTTCTACCCCTAGCTACACCCAGCCTCATCCCACAGCTGGCCCTGGACCTGAAGCGAACTTTCCGGAAAGCTCTGAGGGCAGCTGAAGCCTCACGggcacagcagcagcagctccgaGGGATGGTGCCGCTTGTGCTGGTGGCAAAGCTGGGGCCACAGGTCTTGGCTGCAGCAACGAGGGTGCCCCCAAGGCTTCAGCCCGAGGAGCTGGGACTGGGGGGCGCCCACCCCCTCGACTTCTTACTCCTCGACACACCACTGGACGGCCCGCTGGGGCTGGATGCACTTCTGGACGGGGACCCGGAGGTGGCACTGAAGCACGAGGAGCGCAAGTGCCCCTACTGCCCCGATCGCTTCCACAATGGCATCGGCTTGGCCAACCATGTCCGAGGCCACCTGAACCGTGTGGGCGTCAGCTACAATGTGCGGCACTTCATCTCTGCTGAGGAGGTGAAGGCCATTGAGCGCAGGTTCtccttccagaagaagaagaaaaaag TGGCTAACTTTGACCCAGGCACCTTCAGCCTGATGCGTTGTGACTTCTGTGGGGCTGGCTTCGACACGCGAGCCGGCCTCTCCAGCCACGCCCGAGCCCACCTACGAGACTTCGGCATCACTAACTGGGAGCTCACCGTGTCACCCATCAATATCTTGCAAGAGCTGCTGGCCACCTCTGCTGCTGAGCGGCCCCCCAGCCCCCTGGGCTGCGAACCTGGGGGGTCACCTAGCAGCTTCCTGACCTCGCGTCGGCCACGCTTACCTCTCGCAGTGCCCTTTCCACCCACCTGGGCTGAGGACCCTGGGCCAGCCTATGGAGATG GCCTGGGTTCTGAGGAAAACACAATGGTGGCCATGGACTTGGGCTCCCCCCCGCTCCCCAAGAAGAGCCTGCCTGTCCCTGGGCCCTTGGAGCAGGTGGCCAATCGGCTGAGTAGCAAAGTGGCTGCAGAGGTTCCTCATGGCAGCAAGCAGGAGTTGCCAGATCTCAAGG cccagagcctgactACCTGCGAGGTCTGCGGTGCCTGCTTTGAGACACGAAAGGGCCTGTCCAGCCACGCACGCTCCCACCTGCGGCAGCTGGGGGTGGCCGAGTCGGAGAGCAGCGGAGCCCCCATTGACCTACTCTACGAGCTTGTGAAGCAGAAGGGCCTGCCTGACACAcccctcgggctgcccccaggCCTGTCTAAGAAGTCCAACTCACCAAAGGAGGTGGTCGCTGGGGCCCCTCGGCCTGGCCTGCTTGCCTTGGCCAAGCCCTTGGATGCCCCGGCTGTCAACAAGGCCATCAAGTCACCTCCTGGCTTCTCGACCAAGGGCTTGGCCCATCCACCCAGCTCCCCACTCCTCAAGAAGGCACCACTGGCCCTGGCGGGCTCCCCTACCCCCAAGAATCCTGAGGACAAGAGCCCCCAGCTGTCCCTGAGCCCCCGGCCAGCCTCCCCAAAGGCACAGTGGCCCCAGTCTGAGGACGATGGGCCCCTGAACCTCA CCTCGGGCCCAGAGCCAGCTCGAGACATCCGCTGTGAGTTCTGTGGTGAGTTCTTCGAGAACCGCAAGGGCCTATCAAGTCACGCACGCTCGCACCTGCGGCAGATGGGTGTGACCGAGTGGTATGTCAACGGCTCACCCATTGACACACTACGGGAGATCCTCAAGAGACGGACCCAGTCCCGGCCTGGCGGCCCCCCTAACCCTCCAGGGCCGAGCCCGAAAGCCCTGGCTAAGGTGGTGGGCAGCGGAGGTCCCGGTAGCTCGCTGGAAACCCGCAGCCCTGCAGACCTTCACCTCTCACCCCTGGCCAAGAAGTTGCCACCGCCACCAGGCAGCCCCCTGGGCCACTCACCAACTGCCTCTCCTCCCACGGCCCGGAAGATGTTCCCAGGCCTGGCCGCACCCTCCCTGCCCAAGAAGCTGAAGCCTGAACAAATGCGGGTGGAGATCAAACGGGAGATGCTGCCAGGGGCCCTTCATGGGGAGCCACACCCATCCGAGGGTCCCTGGGCGGCACCACGGGAAGACATGGCCCCCCTGAACCTGT CGTCCCGGGCAGAGCCTGTTCGTGACATCCGCTGTGAGTTCTGTGGTGAGTTCTTCGAGAACCGCAAGGGCCTGTCAAGCCACGCGCGCTCCCACCTGCGGCAGATGGGCGTGACTGAGTGGTCTGTCAACGGTTCGCCTATCGACACGCTGCGAGAGATCCTCAAGAAGAAGTCCAAACCGTGCCTCATCAAGAAAGAGCCACCAGCCGGAGACCTGGCCCCTGCCTTGGCTGAGGATGGGCCTCCCACAGCTGCTCCTGGGCCTATGCAGGCCCCTCTGCCACTGGCGCCAATGGCTGGCCGCCCAGGCAAACCAGGAGCTGGGCCGGCCCAGGTTCCTCGAGAGCTCAGCCTGGCGCCCATCACTGGTGCCAAGCCCACAGCCACTGGCTACCTGGGCTCAGTGGCAGCCAAGCGGCCCCTGCAGGAGGACCGCCTCCTCCCAGCAGAGGTCAAGGCCAAGACCTACATCCAGACCGAACTGCCCTTCAAGGCAAAGACCCTCCACGAGAAGACCTCCCACTCCT ccACTGAGGCCTGCTGTGAGCTGTGTGGCCTTTACTTCGAAAACCGCAAGGCCCTGGCCAGCCACGCGCGGGCGCACCTGCGGCAATTTGGCGTGACCGAGTGGTGTGTGAACGGCTCACCCATTGAGACACTGAGCGAGTGGATCAAGCACCGGCCCCAGAAGGTGGGGGCCTACCGCAGCTACATCCAGGGCGGCCGCCCCTTCACCAAGAAATTCCGCAGCGCCGGCCACGGCCGTGACAGCGACAAGCGGCCGCCCCTAGGGCTGGCACCCGGGGGCCTGGCTGTGGTGGGCCGCAGTGCTGGGGGTGAGCCAGGGCCTGAGGCTGGCCGGGCAGCCGACAGTGGTGAGCGGCCTCTGGCAGCCAGCCCGCCAGGCACTGTGAAGGCCGAGGAGCACCAGCGGCAGAACATCAACA AATTTGAGCGCCGACAAGCCCGGCCTCCAGACGCCTCTGCAGTCCGGGGGGGAGAAGAGGCCAATGATCTAcagcagaagctggaagaggtgcGGCAGCCTCCGCCCCGGGTCCGGCCGGTCCCCTCCCTGGTACCCCGGCCCCCCCAGACATCACTGGTCAAATTTGTTGGCAACATCTACACCCTCAAGTGCAG GTTCTGCGAGGTGGAATTCCAGGGGCCCCTCTCTATCCAGGAGGAGTGGGTGCGACACTTACAGCGGCACATCCTGGAGATGAATTTCTCCAAAGCGGACCCCCCGCCTGAGGAGCCCCGGGCCCCGCAGGCACAGACAGCGGCGGCAGAGGCGCCCTAA
- the WIZ gene encoding protein Wiz isoform X1 — protein sequence MDGPLAGGLAAPDRPRGPERLPGPAPREDIEGGAEAAEGEGGIFRSTHYLPVTKEGPRDILDGRGGISDGQPHPGLSEALPRATSATHRISSCCWDGGSLDFQPGSPPPHLLGHFPGPPDGQGTWEHPLAQEAREGIPSERRFEDSVIVRTVKPHIELEGSRRFLHHQGEAKLLEKSPRGHPRFDWLRDTDEQAPPQDGGLHLDLPPQPLPLTSFRTVLVPVEDATKTLDVTVVDTREPLADLEGLAQPSEWGLPRSASEVATQTWTVNAEASVERLQPLLPPIRTGPYLCELLEEVAKGVASPDEDEDEEPAVFPCIECSIYFKQKEHLLEHMSQHRRAPGQEPPADLAPLACGECGWAFADPGALEQHRQLHQASREKIIEEIQKLKQVPGDEGREARLQCPKCIFGTSSSKAFVQHAKLHVRELPGQPAREPFGGGSGAGSPGPDGTTLTYRPYRASSGLRGCVFCGFPAPSESLLREHVRLAHAHPHWEEDAEAFEEDPASQPGTSQDAYARFPDAAEDYFGKAEPLLAPTWQENPAGYDPSLAFGPGCQQLGMRDFPLSKPLLHGADQRPLGRPAFPSPLASAPYSLQPSRNKAMIHPQGLPAQLGSHRHPWSEEEEEDIPLASEMDFSPENGVFLPLATPSLIPQLALDLKRTFRKALRAAEASRAQQQQLRGMVPLVLVAKLGPQVLAAATRVPPRLQPEELGLGGAHPLDFLLLDTPLDGPLGLDALLDGDPEVALKHEERKCPYCPDRFHNGIGLANHVRGHLNRVGVSYNVRHFISAEEVKAIERRFSFQKKKKKVANFDPGTFSLMRCDFCGAGFDTRAGLSSHARAHLRDFGITNWELTVSPINILQELLATSAAERPPSPLGCEPGGSPSSFLTSRRPRLPLAVPFPPTWAEDPGPAYGDGLGSEENTMVAMDLGSPPLPKKSLPVPGPLEQVANRLSSKVAAEVPHGSKQELPDLKAQSLTTCEVCGACFETRKGLSSHARSHLRQLGVAESESSGAPIDLLYELVKQKGLPDTPLGLPPGLSKKSNSPKEVVAGAPRPGLLALAKPLDAPAVNKAIKSPPGFSTKGLAHPPSSPLLKKAPLALAGSPTPKNPEDKSPQLSLSPRPASPKAQWPQSEDDGPLNLTLDSDGGRELDCQLCGAWFETRKGLSSHARAHLRHLGVSDPDAKGSPIDVLHGLIRRDGVQIRLPPGRGTLAQLGRPPPTSAALSLLPPPPPAKKAKLKAAGTASPWGKQDLSAAAAAGIFWASDVEPSPLNLSSGPEPARDIRCEFCGEFFENRKGLSSHARSHLRQMGVTEWYVNGSPIDTLREILKRRTQSRPGGPPNPPGPSPKALAKVVGSGGPGSSLETRSPADLHLSPLAKKLPPPPGSPLGHSPTASPPTARKMFPGLAAPSLPKKLKPEQMRVEIKREMLPGALHGEPHPSEGPWAAPREDMAPLNLSSRAEPVRDIRCEFCGEFFENRKGLSSHARSHLRQMGVTEWSVNGSPIDTLREILKKKSKPCLIKKEPPAGDLAPALAEDGPPTAAPGPMQAPLPLAPMAGRPGKPGAGPAQVPRELSLAPITGAKPTATGYLGSVAAKRPLQEDRLLPAEVKAKTYIQTELPFKAKTLHEKTSHSSTEACCELCGLYFENRKALASHARAHLRQFGVTEWCVNGSPIETLSEWIKHRPQKVGAYRSYIQGGRPFTKKFRSAGHGRDSDKRPPLGLAPGGLAVVGRSAGGEPGPEAGRAADSGERPLAASPPGTVKAEEHQRQNINKFERRQARPPDASAVRGGEEANDLQQKLEEVRQPPPRVRPVPSLVPRPPQTSLVKFVGNIYTLKCRFCEVEFQGPLSIQEEWVRHLQRHILEMNFSKADPPPEEPRAPQAQTAAAEAP from the exons ATGGATGGGCCCCTGGCAGGCGGCCTGGCCGCGCCAGATCGTCCGCGTGGCCCTGAGAGACTACCTGGCCCAGCACCAAGGGAAGACATCGAAGGTGGGGCCGAGGCTGCCGAAGGGGAAGGTGGCATCTTCCGGTCTACCCATTACCTGCCTGTCACCAAGGAGGGACCCCGAGACATTCTGGATGGCAGAGGTGGCATTTCTG ACGGGCAGCCCCATCCCGGCCTCAGCGAAGCCCTCCCCCGTGCCACCTCCGCCACCCATCGGATCAGCAGCTG TTGCTGGGATGGAGGCAGCCTGGACTTCCAGCCgggctccccaccaccccacctccTGGGCCACTTCCCTGGCCCCCCTGATGGCCAGGGGACCTGGGAGCACCCACTGGCCCAGGAAGCCAGGGAGGGCATCCCATCTGAGCGGAGGTTCGAGGACTCGGTCATTGTGAGAACTgtgaagccccacattgagcttgAGGGATCTAGAAGGTTCTTGCACCATCAGGGGGAAGCGAAGCTCTTGGAGAAGTCCCCTCGGGGCCACCCCAGGTTCGACTGGCTCCGAGACACTGATGAGCAGGCCCCACCCCAGGATGGGGGGCTGCACCTGGACCTGccgccccagcccctgcccctcacctcctTCAGAACAGTGCTCGTGCCGGTAGAAGATGCCACTAAGACGTTGGATGTGACGGTGGTGGACACAAGAGAGCCCCTGGCAGACCTCGAAGGGCTGGCTCAGCCGTCTGAATGGGGCCTGCCCAGGTCGGCCTCAGAGGTGGCCACACAGACCTGGACAGTGAATGCAGAGGCATCCGTGGAGCGGCTGCAGCCGTTGCTGCCCCCGATCCGGACGGGGCCCTACCTGTGTGAGCTGCTGGAGGAGGTGGCCAAGGGGGTGGCCAGCCCGGATGAGGACGAGGACGAGGAGCCAGCCGTGTTCCCGTGTATCGAGTGCAGCATCTACTTCAAGCAGAAGGAGCACCTCCTGGAGCACATGAGCCAGCATCGCCGAGCCCCGGGCCAGGAACCCCCTGCCGACTTGGCCCCGCTGGCCTGTGGAGAGTGCGGCTGGGCCTTCGCCGACCCTGGAGCCCTAGAGCAGCACCGGCAGCTGCACCAGGCCTCCCGGGAGAAGATCATCGAAGAGATCCAGAAACTGAAGCAGGTCCCAGGCGATGAAGGCCGGGAGGCCCGGCTGCAGTGCCCCAAGTGCATCTTTGGCACCAGTTCCTCCAAGGCCTTTGTGCAACATGCCAAACTGCACGTGCGCGAGCTTCCGGGCCAGCCTGCCAGGGAGCCCTTCGGGGGCGGCAGTGGGGCTGGCAGCCCAGGCCCCGATGGCACCACCCTCACCTACCGACCCTACCGAGCCTCCTCGGGGCTCAGGGGCTGCGTGTTCTGCGGCTTCCCTGCACCCAGCGAGAGCCTGCTCAGGGAGCATGTGAGGCTTGCGCATGCCCACCCCCACTGGGAGGAGGATGCAGAGGCTTTCGAGGAGGACCctgccagccagccaggcaccagccAGGATGCATATGCCCGCTTCCCTGATGCTGCTGAGGACTACTTTGGCAAAGCTGAACCGCTCTTGGCCCCCACATGGCAGGAGAACCCTGCTGGATATGACCCCAGCCTGGCCTTTGGCCCAGGCTGCCAGCAGCTGGGCATGAGGGATTTCCCACTGTCAAAGCCACTTCTGCACGGCGCAGACCAGAGGCCCCTGGGAAGGCCAGCCTTTCCCTCACCTCTAGCATCTGCCCCCTACTCCTTACAGCCCAGTAGAAACAAGGCCATGATCCACCCCCAGGGGCTCCCAGCCCAGCTGGGGAGCCACAGACACCCTTGGAgcgaagaggaggaagaagacataCCACTGGCCTCAGAAATGGACTTTTCCCCCGAAAATGGGGTTTTTCTACCCCTAGCTACACCCAGCCTCATCCCACAGCTGGCCCTGGACCTGAAGCGAACTTTCCGGAAAGCTCTGAGGGCAGCTGAAGCCTCACGggcacagcagcagcagctccgaGGGATGGTGCCGCTTGTGCTGGTGGCAAAGCTGGGGCCACAGGTCTTGGCTGCAGCAACGAGGGTGCCCCCAAGGCTTCAGCCCGAGGAGCTGGGACTGGGGGGCGCCCACCCCCTCGACTTCTTACTCCTCGACACACCACTGGACGGCCCGCTGGGGCTGGATGCACTTCTGGACGGGGACCCGGAGGTGGCACTGAAGCACGAGGAGCGCAAGTGCCCCTACTGCCCCGATCGCTTCCACAATGGCATCGGCTTGGCCAACCATGTCCGAGGCCACCTGAACCGTGTGGGCGTCAGCTACAATGTGCGGCACTTCATCTCTGCTGAGGAGGTGAAGGCCATTGAGCGCAGGTTCtccttccagaagaagaagaaaaaag TGGCTAACTTTGACCCAGGCACCTTCAGCCTGATGCGTTGTGACTTCTGTGGGGCTGGCTTCGACACGCGAGCCGGCCTCTCCAGCCACGCCCGAGCCCACCTACGAGACTTCGGCATCACTAACTGGGAGCTCACCGTGTCACCCATCAATATCTTGCAAGAGCTGCTGGCCACCTCTGCTGCTGAGCGGCCCCCCAGCCCCCTGGGCTGCGAACCTGGGGGGTCACCTAGCAGCTTCCTGACCTCGCGTCGGCCACGCTTACCTCTCGCAGTGCCCTTTCCACCCACCTGGGCTGAGGACCCTGGGCCAGCCTATGGAGATG GCCTGGGTTCTGAGGAAAACACAATGGTGGCCATGGACTTGGGCTCCCCCCCGCTCCCCAAGAAGAGCCTGCCTGTCCCTGGGCCCTTGGAGCAGGTGGCCAATCGGCTGAGTAGCAAAGTGGCTGCAGAGGTTCCTCATGGCAGCAAGCAGGAGTTGCCAGATCTCAAGG cccagagcctgactACCTGCGAGGTCTGCGGTGCCTGCTTTGAGACACGAAAGGGCCTGTCCAGCCACGCACGCTCCCACCTGCGGCAGCTGGGGGTGGCCGAGTCGGAGAGCAGCGGAGCCCCCATTGACCTACTCTACGAGCTTGTGAAGCAGAAGGGCCTGCCTGACACAcccctcgggctgcccccaggCCTGTCTAAGAAGTCCAACTCACCAAAGGAGGTGGTCGCTGGGGCCCCTCGGCCTGGCCTGCTTGCCTTGGCCAAGCCCTTGGATGCCCCGGCTGTCAACAAGGCCATCAAGTCACCTCCTGGCTTCTCGACCAAGGGCTTGGCCCATCCACCCAGCTCCCCACTCCTCAAGAAGGCACCACTGGCCCTGGCGGGCTCCCCTACCCCCAAGAATCCTGAGGACAAGAGCCCCCAGCTGTCCCTGAGCCCCCGGCCAGCCTCCCCAAAGGCACAGTGGCCCCAGTCTGAGGACGATGGGCCCCTGAACCTCA CTTTAGATAGTGACGGGGGCAGAGAGCTGGACTGCCAGCTGTGCGGTGCCTGGTTTGAGACCCGCAAGGGCCTGTCCAGCCACGCCCGCGCCCACCTGCGCCACCTGGGCGTCAGCGACCCGGACGCCAAGGGATCCCCCATAGACGTGCTCCACGGGCTCATCAGGAGGGACGGCGTCCAGATCCGCCTCCCACCCGGGCGCGGCACCCTGGCCCAGCTGGGGCGGCCTCCTCCTACCTCTGCGGCCCTCTccttgctcccccccccaccgccgGCCAAGAAGGCCAAGCTGAAGGCCGCGGGTACGGCCAGCCCCTGGGGGAAGCAGGACCTCTCGGCCGCCGCAGCCGCCGGCATTTTCTGGGCCTCTGATGTGGAGCCGTCTCCTCTCAACCTCT CCTCGGGCCCAGAGCCAGCTCGAGACATCCGCTGTGAGTTCTGTGGTGAGTTCTTCGAGAACCGCAAGGGCCTATCAAGTCACGCACGCTCGCACCTGCGGCAGATGGGTGTGACCGAGTGGTATGTCAACGGCTCACCCATTGACACACTACGGGAGATCCTCAAGAGACGGACCCAGTCCCGGCCTGGCGGCCCCCCTAACCCTCCAGGGCCGAGCCCGAAAGCCCTGGCTAAGGTGGTGGGCAGCGGAGGTCCCGGTAGCTCGCTGGAAACCCGCAGCCCTGCAGACCTTCACCTCTCACCCCTGGCCAAGAAGTTGCCACCGCCACCAGGCAGCCCCCTGGGCCACTCACCAACTGCCTCTCCTCCCACGGCCCGGAAGATGTTCCCAGGCCTGGCCGCACCCTCCCTGCCCAAGAAGCTGAAGCCTGAACAAATGCGGGTGGAGATCAAACGGGAGATGCTGCCAGGGGCCCTTCATGGGGAGCCACACCCATCCGAGGGTCCCTGGGCGGCACCACGGGAAGACATGGCCCCCCTGAACCTGT CGTCCCGGGCAGAGCCTGTTCGTGACATCCGCTGTGAGTTCTGTGGTGAGTTCTTCGAGAACCGCAAGGGCCTGTCAAGCCACGCGCGCTCCCACCTGCGGCAGATGGGCGTGACTGAGTGGTCTGTCAACGGTTCGCCTATCGACACGCTGCGAGAGATCCTCAAGAAGAAGTCCAAACCGTGCCTCATCAAGAAAGAGCCACCAGCCGGAGACCTGGCCCCTGCCTTGGCTGAGGATGGGCCTCCCACAGCTGCTCCTGGGCCTATGCAGGCCCCTCTGCCACTGGCGCCAATGGCTGGCCGCCCAGGCAAACCAGGAGCTGGGCCGGCCCAGGTTCCTCGAGAGCTCAGCCTGGCGCCCATCACTGGTGCCAAGCCCACAGCCACTGGCTACCTGGGCTCAGTGGCAGCCAAGCGGCCCCTGCAGGAGGACCGCCTCCTCCCAGCAGAGGTCAAGGCCAAGACCTACATCCAGACCGAACTGCCCTTCAAGGCAAAGACCCTCCACGAGAAGACCTCCCACTCCT ccACTGAGGCCTGCTGTGAGCTGTGTGGCCTTTACTTCGAAAACCGCAAGGCCCTGGCCAGCCACGCGCGGGCGCACCTGCGGCAATTTGGCGTGACCGAGTGGTGTGTGAACGGCTCACCCATTGAGACACTGAGCGAGTGGATCAAGCACCGGCCCCAGAAGGTGGGGGCCTACCGCAGCTACATCCAGGGCGGCCGCCCCTTCACCAAGAAATTCCGCAGCGCCGGCCACGGCCGTGACAGCGACAAGCGGCCGCCCCTAGGGCTGGCACCCGGGGGCCTGGCTGTGGTGGGCCGCAGTGCTGGGGGTGAGCCAGGGCCTGAGGCTGGCCGGGCAGCCGACAGTGGTGAGCGGCCTCTGGCAGCCAGCCCGCCAGGCACTGTGAAGGCCGAGGAGCACCAGCGGCAGAACATCAACA AATTTGAGCGCCGACAAGCCCGGCCTCCAGACGCCTCTGCAGTCCGGGGGGGAGAAGAGGCCAATGATCTAcagcagaagctggaagaggtgcGGCAGCCTCCGCCCCGGGTCCGGCCGGTCCCCTCCCTGGTACCCCGGCCCCCCCAGACATCACTGGTCAAATTTGTTGGCAACATCTACACCCTCAAGTGCAG GTTCTGCGAGGTGGAATTCCAGGGGCCCCTCTCTATCCAGGAGGAGTGGGTGCGACACTTACAGCGGCACATCCTGGAGATGAATTTCTCCAAAGCGGACCCCCCGCCTGAGGAGCCCCGGGCCCCGCAGGCACAGACAGCGGCGGCAGAGGCGCCCTAA